TACTGTAACTGATACGTCCCCACTTAAGCGAGTATGTTATTGGGGATTATATGTATGTGTTGTTGTTGCTCAGTTGTTTCCCATTAGCAAAGTTTGGATTTGCTTCACATTACAACCAAAAGTGGAAACTCGTCTTACACAcctggcatatatatatatatatatatatatatatatatatatatatatatatatatatatatatatatatatatacatacatacatacatacatacatacatacatacatacagtatatttacaaaCCAGCACTGGGTCGCTGACGATACGTCATCACTTCTTTACAGGCACTGCTTACTAACAAGGTGAAATGGCTAAATACTGGTTGTGATGACAAGCTAAAGCCTTATAAATCACTGAAGCTCAgctgtgtctgaaatcgcatacttccatactatatagtactcAAAACCAGTATGCGAGCAGAGTTTAACGTCtgaatttatagaattcgaaaaacagtaagTGAGATCTACCCGGTTGGCCTACTTCTGGCGCGATTCTATGCACATCAGATGGTCGCTTGCTATCATTTGATGcactgcgagagaattcatgaatgggagtgaaacaACGCGACTGATGATggcaaaatggcggatgtagtatgtctgagttccattcatactacttacAGTCTTACTTTAAAAAGGACAtgcttttctaacggctgagtagtacatttaaatgcaaatgcagtacctactgagtagtactGTAAGTGATGCAGCCCTCACAAAAGGGTTCATTTCTGGAGTCTTAGTTTGCTCAAGATACCCCCTTGGGGCTGAAAAGTGTAAAACAAGCAGACCTGATGTGACGCTCTACATTTTTCTCCAGTTAAGtcttaaataagaataaaaaaatcactttcacaTAGACTCATGCATTTTTAGCCGTGTAATATTTGTTATCTAGTGCTATATGATTATATAGTTAGCTGTATAACTTAGCAATGAAAACAGCAGAACAAAAATGAGGCTTTGGATGCCAAAATTCTCCAAAAGGATACAAGCTTCAACATGCGCTTCTCCTAAAAGTTTTAGAAGATTTCTCGACACACACTCTGAAGTCTCGGCACTGAGTGTAACATCAATAAATACTGGCCTGGCATATGTAATCCAGCATCTTTGGCAGTTTTTTGGAGATGGGTAAACATGGATCATTTTGAAAACGTTGTCATGTAAATatgaaacttattttaaatgcaaGGGGAAAACCTTTCCATTTTTTGCTACGTCATAGTCTTGTAAAAGTAGCCTTAGATACCAAGTAAACATAGATGATCAACAGACATATGTAGGGCCATTAGCCATGTTTGAAACACATCTAGTTGTGtttaatttattgaatttttttcataTGGAATATTAGGGGCTTATCTCCTCTCCAAAATGTCACTCTACATGAGCAAAGGGTCAGTCTACCAATCATTCACaacatccatccaaacatcctcCAACAATCagacccaaacaaacaataaataatgtcATAAATATGCAGAACAAATGGGGGACACAGACAAACCCCTTCAAGAGTCCCTGtcaattttttttcccttcattttGTCTTGTGTGCTTGTTAATACAAAACTCGAATTCTTGAAAATCAAATTTACGATGCTGGGGTATCATACATATTCTTCTAGATTACTCTAGAACTTGTTCATGCTGGATTAAAGTCTTTAATAATTCAAGCCAGCAGGCTGGAGAGACAAACAAAAGCGGTAAGAAATGCTTTAGTTTGTGACACACCGCAGGACATCAATGGTTacacaagattttttttgtttgtaaagcgTTGTGGTACCCTTTTAATAAAAACGTCCCTCTTAAAGCAACAGAAAGTGCATTTAAACATCAGATAATTCCTGGTAATTACGGCACTCCCTTAGAAACAAAAAGGAGGACAAAGAGAAAGGTATGTAAAAACACATATTGCTTGTAGTTGCGTATCGGCCTTGCgaatgtatttttataaatgtcaCTGAAAAAGTGAGATCAACActgaaaaaagaggaaaaataaaaactcCACAATCTTTATATTATTTCTCATTACCAGAATGAACCAGTAGAATAAATTAAAACTGTAACtaagaaaatgacaaaaaaattgtcCATTGAAATCACTGTGTAGAGTTCGTGTAGTTTTCGTTTGTAAGGAACACAGCAGCTTTGAAGCATGCTCAGTGACAGAAACGTGGGTTGCACAAGAGTTCGAGCATCACCACTTGGGCACAGGAGGGGAAGGACGAGACCCTGAAATCTGGGTAACAATAGATTGACAGAGAACATTATGGGAAAACGCCCACAATGCATTTCCTTCATGACATGCCTGGGTCCTCCTCCAGGATTCCGAGAATGCTAGGATGCAGGAGCAGGGTGCACAAAGAGGCCTTCATTCAGCTAGTAAATGTACCACCAATGCTCAGTCTGTGCTGACTCCTCGTGCTGTGGCGGTGTAACTTCACTGAGTCCAGGGGCGgcataataaaagaaacaagtgtgAGCGTAACAGCCATGCTCAAATCTCAATAGACCAAAAGGCTGGTAAAGCTTTTATGAGGGATTGGGGATCTGTTTCTAAAGTCGGGAAACAAGATTTCTTTCTGCAATTGGAGTCCCAGCTTGTTGTCATCTTGGGGTTGGCTATGgcttaaaaatagaaaaaaagcaaAGTCAATCTGTGTCCGGGTCCACCGGTTTAAAAAGACcagccaaaaacaaaaaaaaagtctcattttTGAGAACCAGTCATTAACAACAAGCCTatgactaaaatgaaaatgttccaCACAAGAGCATCTCCAGGTCAACTCTTAGTCATCTTTGCTCATAAGTGGTGCCTATCTGCCAGTGTGTAAAGTCCCCAGAGACTGTGCAGGTGATGTCAGGATACTTCTATGATTTCCATGCTCCCAGAGAAGCTGGACTGTTTACTAATCTTTCCCAGTTCTTCTCTTGAACGTGTCTCTGATATCCCGTCTTCGAACTCCATTTGACAGCTGCGCCGTTTGAACTGCTTATCAGCAGCACTGGAAGTGGGAGCATCCTCATGCCAACTGCCCCTTGAGTCCCGTGGTTCCCCAACCTTTTCCCGCAGACGCACAGACTCACACGGTCCGGGGAGACTGCTACAGCCTAGTGCAGGAAAGTGTACCATCCCTCCTCCACCTCCGTTACCATTCATTGATTCTGAGCCGTAGAACCAAGGGGCTTCATCTGTTGGTGTAACAGGGGTTGTGGCCTGTACGGTGTCTCTATGCTTGGTCCACATGGGACCGGAACCCACGGTGGGCAGGCTAAGCAGCAGGGAGGGCTTCAGATTGTCATTAAGACTGGAACTTTTTTGTGCAGAGAGTGTGCGTCCAAGGTTTAGACTGTGCGAGTGCACGGGAGAACTTCCAGCACTGCTACCATTGTGCTTGCTTTTCCTTCGCGAACGAGGCCTGGAGCTGCTTTCAGGAAAGATGCTTGGAGATTCAGCTAACCCAGGGCTGATGGAAACAGGTGAGTGCTGACATATACCATTGACTTCTCTGGCCTCCGGACTATCAAGTTTGCAGAGTTTGGGGACATCCTCGGTGTGTGCAGGTGCAAGGCGCGGACAGTGGTTGGGCTCATAGACCGATTTGATGTCGAGTGAGAAGGAGCGTTTGAGCCGGTTGGTATCTAGAATACGTTCTGCCGACAGATTCAAGCCATTAAAGCCCTGCTGGAGGGAGGTTGGAGAAGGCAGCTTGCCATCTAATTCTGTGCCATCCTTCTCAGCCTCCAAGCGCCCCTTTTCGGGATCACTGGAAGATTCGCTTCTAGGTTCTGAAAATTCCTTCAACTGCTCCAACTTCTCCTGACCTGAGGAAAGAGCCTTCAGCAACCTCAGACCTTTCTCAAACTCCAGCAGCTGTCCCAGGAAATTGAAGTTGGGTGATATTGAAGGTCTGCGGTCCTTTACAAACCTGGAAACACAAGAAGAGTAAGAATGATTACCCTGAGGCAAAATCCACACATGTGCATAGGACAACATATTCAACACAAAGAGGCATCATGTGAGGATGTATAGGCCGTGAATAAAGATACGTTTTAGGAAACCTACAGCAGGTATTGTTTGCAAGTTTCTATGTGATCCATTTTCCATGTTGCAGGAAATAGATATAAAATTACAGCTACAGAAAATATCTTTCTAAGACTGTGCAATCTAAGCTGCAGGGTGTCTGAGTGAGTTTACCTATAAGCGTCATCTGATGACAAGCCCATTGTCTTCATAATATAAGCAATGGCGATGGTGGCCGACCTGGAGATGCCAGCTAAACAATGGACAATGACTCGACAGTTGGAAACCTTGGCTTTGTctgaaaggaagaaagaaaacatGTGAGTAAACAAAACATGCAGGACACTCAAATACCTCTTCTGTTGACAAgccaaaaaaagagaaagtaGCAAAGGGAAAATATAATCAACATTTAAGGTACTGAAGCAAGCATTTTCTTACCAATGAACTCATTTGTTTTGTCGAGCCATGgcaggagtttttcacagtagtTGTCATTGACGGGAATGCGCATGAAATGGCTTTCGGAGATAAACTCTGGTTTTGGGCAGGTGTTGCTTGCATTTAACACATATGTGATGCCGTTTTGAGCCATCAGATCCTGAGGGAGCAAAGAATTAAGATATAAAATATGAACTCTAACATTCTAAGATGTCAGTAATGAGCAGTCGTACCTTGTTAAGCACATCTTTTTGTGATCCCAGGTAGAGATGGGGCAGGATTCGTGTGGGACCAACATTTGCCACAGGCAAACACGGCTGAGACAAGCTCATAGGCAGAGTGGCCACCGGCTTGCCTTCACAAAGGCCTGGGAAACATGATGAGAATGCTGCAAAACCACCTAAAGAAACACAGAAAGAAAAGAAGGAACACATTAGCAACAAAAAGAGTTTTAAGACAAGAATAAGAGACTGTGAAGAATTCTGCGGCTGGTAACATCATCACTGTTGAAACAGATGTTATGTAACTCGACAACGCTCAAACAACTAAACAAAGACACTACAATAATAGGAGAACTATTTCAAGTCAAAACCTTtcatgctaacaaaaaaaaaacatcttgatGTCATATGTCATTTGTCAAAAACCAATCAAGAAAGTATTCAGATGTTCTGAAAACGGTTATGCCAATCTAGGTCAGTGCATGTATAAACGCAACAGTCAAGAGAGCAAAGACCGTTTGGCCTATAAAAGAATC
The DNA window shown above is from Danio rerio strain Tuebingen ecotype United States chromosome 25, GRCz12tu, whole genome shotgun sequence and carries:
- the dusp8a gene encoding dual specificity protein phosphatase 8 isoform X1, coding for MAGEKSRRSAMDIKRLAGLLQRGAGRLLVIDSRTFSEYNASHVHGAINVCCSKLVKRRLQQDKVSVTELLQPNGKVKVDLGRRQEVVVYDQSTKDTGQLSKDSFVHILLSKLDSTFHRVSLLTGGFAAFSSCFPGLCEGKPVATLPMSLSQPCLPVANVGPTRILPHLYLGSQKDVLNKDLMAQNGITYVLNASNTCPKPEFISESHFMRIPVNDNYCEKLLPWLDKTNEFIDKAKVSNCRVIVHCLAGISRSATIAIAYIMKTMGLSSDDAYRFVKDRRPSISPNFNFLGQLLEFEKGLRLLKALSSGQEKLEQLKEFSEPRSESSSDPEKGRLEAEKDGTELDGKLPSPTSLQQGFNGLNLSAERILDTNRLKRSFSLDIKSVYEPNHCPRLAPAHTEDVPKLCKLDSPEAREVNGICQHSPVSISPGLAESPSIFPESSSRPRSRRKSKHNGSSAGSSPVHSHSLNLGRTLSAQKSSSLNDNLKPSLLLSLPTVGSGPMWTKHRDTVQATTPVTPTDEAPWFYGSESMNGNGGGGGMVHFPALGCSSLPGPCESVRLREKVGEPRDSRGSWHEDAPTSSAADKQFKRRSCQMEFEDGISETRSREELGKISKQSSFSGSMEIIEVS
- the dusp8a gene encoding dual specificity protein phosphatase 8 isoform X2, which codes for MPIDVVISSPENCFWPGLQQTDMRLKIRVRKMRKERKLRGGFAAFSSCFPGLCEGKPVATLPMSLSQPCLPVANVGPTRILPHLYLGSQKDVLNKDLMAQNGITYVLNASNTCPKPEFISESHFMRIPVNDNYCEKLLPWLDKTNEFIDKAKVSNCRVIVHCLAGISRSATIAIAYIMKTMGLSSDDAYRFVKDRRPSISPNFNFLGQLLEFEKGLRLLKALSSGQEKLEQLKEFSEPRSESSSDPEKGRLEAEKDGTELDGKLPSPTSLQQGFNGLNLSAERILDTNRLKRSFSLDIKSVYEPNHCPRLAPAHTEDVPKLCKLDSPEAREVNGICQHSPVSISPGLAESPSIFPESSSRPRSRRKSKHNGSSAGSSPVHSHSLNLGRTLSAQKSSSLNDNLKPSLLLSLPTVGSGPMWTKHRDTVQATTPVTPTDEAPWFYGSESMNGNGGGGGMVHFPALGCSSLPGPCESVRLREKVGEPRDSRGSWHEDAPTSSAADKQFKRRSCQMEFEDGISETRSREELGKISKQSSFSGSMEIIEVS
- the dusp8a gene encoding dual specificity protein phosphatase 8 (The RefSeq protein has 4 substitutions compared to this genomic sequence); the encoded protein is MAGEKSRRSAMDIKRLAGLLQRGAGRLLVIDSRTFSEYNASHVHGAINVCCSKLVKRRLQQDKVSVTELLQPNGKVKVDLGRRQEVVVYDQSTKDTGQLSKDSFVHILLSKLDSTFHRVSLLTGGFAAFSSCFPGLCEGKPVATLPMSLSQPCLPVANVGPTRILPHLYLGSQKDVLNKDLMAQNGITYVLNASNTCPKPEFISESHFMRIPVNDNYCEKLLPWLDKTNEFIDKAKVSNCRVIVHCLAGISRSATIAIAYIMKTMGLSSDDAYRFVKDRRPSISPNFNFLGQLLEFEKGLRLLKALSAGQEKLEQLKEFSEPRGESSSDPEKGRLEAEKDGTELDGKLPSPTSLQQGFNGLNLSAERILDTNRLKRSFSLDIKSVYEPNHCPRLAPAHTEDVPKLCKLDSPEAREVNGICQHSPVSISPGLAESPSIFPESSSRPRSRRKSKHNGSSAGSSPVHSHSLNLGRTLSAQKSSSLNDNLKPSLLLSLPTVGSGPMWTKHRDTVQATTPVTPTDEAPWFYGSESMNGNGGGGGMVHFPALGCSSLPGPCEAVHLREKVGEPRDSRGSWHEDAPTSSAADKQFKRRSCQMEFEDGISETRSREELGKISKQSSFSGSMEIIEVS